From the Schistocerca piceifrons isolate TAMUIC-IGC-003096 chromosome 2, iqSchPice1.1, whole genome shotgun sequence genome, the window GAGGAGCGGTCTGAAGCTTTACAAGGTCGGTGACCATCTTGTAGAACGACAGTGTCCTGTACGCCCTGGTTGAGGCAACATCTGTGCAGCCCTAAGTGACGACTCAGATGCACACATCTAGGAGGTAGAGATTTTTCAGTTCGTCAGTTGCAACACTTAGAAATATTTTGCGTGGTTTCACTGAGTACTAGTCAGGACTCTGATTTATTTCTGCTAGCAGTTTGGCAGAATTTGTAATTTTGTGTCTGAAGTGGTTTGGGACTCTGAGTTTTGCACTGAGGCTGAGCTTCCTCTCAGTTTGCCGGTGAGGGAATATTTATGCTAGTAATTGACACTTAGGTTATAGCCCTGTGTTTTGATGAGACGCTGATAACATGTGAGCTGTTATGAGATTTAGATGCAACTAACTTTTAGGTGTGAATCCTGTCTGTGTATTCCAGCtggttttaatttaattatttctgtaCAGTGAGTTCGCTAACCACTATACTGAAGGCTGCAGCTGTTTTTAGATCACTTAATAGCGAAattgctttcacaaaacaacaaatCAGTTTGAATTTTTAAGGGCAATAAACTTTTGTAAgttaaaatttaaacattttaGTAGCTGTTCGTTATTAACGCAAATTTCACCTACGTAGAGCTTATTAACCATTTGTCTGTCTGATAATTACACCATCGGCGAATTTATTAGTTGCTATTATTATAAAAGGGCGCTAAAGGGAGTTAGTTTTAGTTTAATATTTAAGCCCTTTAAGTCACAACCATCATGAAGTTTGTGCCCCTCGCACAAGAAATATGCGTCTTCCAGGTAAGAGGCACTTGGTAAGTTGTTTTCAGCTGCTCAGAGGATCTGAATGAATTAATTGCGACACAAACATTGTCGACATAAGATTTGTTGTGTGGTGTGTTCAAATTCGTTCACAATATTGTTCCTAAAACATATTAGAATTATTTTTAATTCGTAAGCTATTTTTCATTGTTCACTGTTTTTGCTAATAGCTGGAGAACCATCGATGGACATAAGAAATAGCAGTAAACGATTCTAAATGGTTACCAGCTGAGTaacaaaaaacggctctgagcactatgggacttaacttctgaggtcatcagtcccctagaacttagaactacttaaacctaactaacctaaggacatctcagacacattcatgcccgaggcaggattcgaacctgcgaccgtagaggtcacgcggttccagactgtagcgcctagaaccgatcggccaccaggGTCGGCAGCTGTGTAACATCTGACAGAGAAGCATGAGTTACCATCTTCTTTCAGCGACAAATATTACCATTGAAATTGGCATGACATTCTGCTTGGTTTTTTATTGGTATCGCAATAAGAGCAATAGGTAAATCTCAAGTTGTATTCCAACATTGTTCTGCCACTGAATTTGGTGTACTGAGAACTCTTATTCTGGATCAATAAATAGTGCGTCTCATTAACCACTTTTGTGTAAATCATGGACAATATTTTATGACATTTCTATCTGCATAGGTAAAAACCGAGTGTCAATCTATTTTACATATCTAAAGATGTTTCAGGTTGAAAAGATAGATGTTTTACAGCATCTGAGAACAATGTGGCTTTAAATGAATTAAATTTAGCACTCAGTTACTCCACAATAATGATGGAATCATCTGTTCTTTTTTCAGGTCCAGACAACCTAACAGCATGGAATCATCCAACGACTCTCGAGGTCCCCCTCCTTCTTGGATCAATAACGAATTCATAGAAACTGCCCTGAAAAATAAAGAAGGGGACCAAGTTTCTGTAGATTCAACGAAAGTACAATACGCGTGTGCGGAAGGATCTGGCTACGCAAGTTTATTGTTCAGAGTCACTATCTTTCTAAAGGGAGCAGACGACGAAGAAGAGGCGAGGAAGGAATCGCTACTGGTGAAAACAACTCTTCTATCTGGACCCATGAAGGAACTGCTGGACAACTGCCAGGTGTTCAGAATCGAGTCACGAATGCTGCATGAGGTGATGCCTCAAGTCCACAAGCTCTTGGCACCATTGGAGGGTGAGGACTTCCGGCCGCTGACAGCTCGCTGCTACGACTGGGGACAGCAGCCGGCAGACTTTCTGGTGCTGGAAGATTTGTCAGCAGCCGGCTTCAGGATGGCTGACGCGGGACGGCCTCTGGACTATCAGCATTGCAAAATGGTCCTGCGAGCTTACGCCAGACTGCACGCCGCCTCAGCCTGTCTGATTGACAGGCAACCCGACTACAAGAGCGCGTTCACTGGGAATATGTTCACAGACAAGAATACTAAGGAATATTTCAGATCATTGGGGGGTAAGATATTGTGTGCGCTGGCGGACGAGCTGAACAAATGCCCTGGGTATGAAAAATATGCCGAAAAATGTAGGACTTACATGGACCGCGTCGCTGATACCGCATTTGATGTATATGAGCGACTCAAGGACAACACCAAGCTGTGTGTATTGAGCCATGGTGACTGCTGGAAGAACAACCTGATGTTTAAGTACGTGAACGGAGCACCGTCAGAAGTCAGACTTGTCGACTTTCAGGTAGGAATACCTTCATATTGTGTCTGTTCTTCCTCCATAAATCTTAATTCTCTTTCCCGAAATGAAGTACAGGGAATCATCGTGCCTGAAGTAGTATCAGCCACTATAAATGTCACACTTTTAATCTCTCGTTTTGCTGGAGGGTCGTTTGAAATACAGTTGAAGATTTTATTTGTGCAATGTTTGTGTGTTACGTTAAATATTGTTACAAAGGATCATTATGAATATACAGTTTCACAAGGTTGTAATTTTCTCTCAGGCTATCATTAATTTTTGATCTTACTACCAACCGAAAGAGATGACTTCGTACCTCAGATGAACACTATGTGCATCCTACTTGCAACACAACTGGCGGCCGGTGTTAGCCACATTCTCGCTGGGTCCTCTCCTGCAGGTCTGCGTGACAGTGCAATGGTGAATTATAGCAACGTAACTGAAGCAGACCGACATAAATTTTCTCCATAGAGAAACCTCACGGAAAGAATCACACACTAGAGAGTTGAGCGTGTGGTGCTGTTCTCCACGGAAGCTATTTTTTACAGCTGATCAGAGATAAATCCATCGAGTTTGTAAGTGGCAGTTTGCATATCCCTGGATGTTCACATGTTTACCATTAGGGAAACAAAGTGTTGGATAATGCATTCTTTTTTTCTCTCCTTACGTTCTGCTGAAAATTGTGAAATTAATTGATTCTCCAATTAGTTCAGGTATGCATGTCCTGTGACAGTTCTTTCCTCGAGGAAAATGTAGTAATAAATGCTTCATTTGGAAGCGACACAACACGCACTGTCTTTTTGGGTCATGTGTTCAATCCCAATGAATGGTGTTCTCCCGTCGGTTAATTTTCACTTATTGTCCTCTAGCCGTGTCGTTTTATGTTTGTAGATGACAATATGAAGTTGTTGAAAATGAGCAGCAGCAATCATTCGGCAAACCAAAGACGAAGGAgtgattttcatttttgaagcaaatcTGTTAGTACTTGTACTACTCTACAGCACGTTTAAATGTAGACGTTTCTGACAATGAGTGCCTCATCGTAGCCCGTCAGTACAAAAAGTCTGAGACTGATGTAATAAAACATAGATAAGATCGTGGCTTTAAGCTTTCGGTGTCCTACATAGGTTCCCCCAACTAGAGTATACCGCATTGAAAGTTCCTAaggccatgtgaaactgtcagcaaGATCCTTCTTTGGCGTGTTGTTTAACTCATAAGTGACGTTCGCTTGAATGTTAGTTATGTTTTCGAAGCATTGACCATTCATTGCAGATTATcgttttgtggtaagttcgtatcgATAGTAGCACGTAATGATTGTTCCAGAAAATAATGTCCACGTTTTGTATTTCAATAAGATCGAGACCAGCGCCCAAGCGTCATTTGCAGGTGTGCTAGACAAACTTTGCTCACACTTTTCTGTTCTGCAAAACATTGTGGAAAGTGTCTTGAAtatttgatttagagatgttgcactCTCACGAGTTGTGACGCCACAACGTTCACAAATTACGGTCGCACGCACACTACTTAACACTGTCTGCAAGTAAGTCACGTCTGTTGTTTACAACAACTGTTAGGTCAAACTCCCACCGTGGGTACTGCACTGACGTGGCTAATACGCCTGGAgcaaaaccagtctcagaacttttCGGACGGACGATGTACGCACTTTTTGTGCTTCAATCTCCGTGTCCGCACTGCTGTCATTTGATTTTACTGTGTTCTTAGTTACGTTCATTAGAATGCCAGTCCTCAAAACATCTGAAATGATTTAAAACTGTTTCCGTAACCCACAATGAGAACATCTACAGTTCAAGAGCGTTCGATTATTGCCTCTTTGAGAATGGCACAAACATCAGAATTCACCGACAGCGAATTATTCAAAAAGAGACAGCTACAAGTAGAAAATTGCTATATTTAAACACTGCAGGCATTCAGACTCACATTTTCATGTTAGCCTTCCTTATTCCCTGTAGGGCTACGTAGACCAGCTGAACTATGTTACCCGTAATCGTAAATCACATATGAACAGATAGTCCGTTATATTAGGGTAGCCCATGTTATTCTCTGTTCCTTTATGCTTTATCATTGTTCTGTTTGTTTTGTTCTTTCTTAATGCTAGGTTACGGGTAAATAAACATTgcatttcatttaatatttctcGCAATTTTTCCTTCTTCAGTGAAAAAGACGAGACATTCTATACACATTTTTATTTCATGTACATACTCTTCTCATTAAATGTTTATTTATCAGTACTTTGAGACATAATCTAAGTAACAGCGGAGATACTTACCACCAATAACATATATTCCTTGTGTGTTTACTTTAATTATTACAAACCTCATTTTGAATATACTAAAGTATTTGTCCGCCTGTATGCGTCTTCCCGACTATACCATTTCTgaaaatctttctaattttacattgttGAAGGCCCGTTCTGCAATATATATAAATTCCGTGAAGCTTTTGTCAGTTTTTAACTATTTCTTCATGAGTATGTATGGAACTAGAATTACTTTCTTGGTTAATTGTTTCTGAAGTCAAGCCGATTATCGATCTGAACTGCTGCAGTTATTTCAACTTTCATGTTTCATTTCCTAAGCAAGAAAAGATGCAAATGAAGCTGTTCGTAACAATGGCGTTACAAGTCAGtggcccagggaatgccacgaaacatttaccagaccataacgctccctcctccggcgtagacccttccgacgattgttgcagagccGTCCTCGCCAACGCCATCTCACCGATAGAGCATAAAGCGCAATTCATGTAGTCGCCATTTAGAGGAAGTCCAGTTGCGGCACAGGCGTGTAAATTccggccttcgtcgccgatgaaccgcagtcagcattggtgcatgaaACAGGATCCTGCTGCAGAGACCATATCCACCAACGtgagctgaacagtcgttgaggagacagtgttgacagACCCTTGGTTCATCGGGGTGGTCGTTGCTCAACAGCTGCGcgtctgttcgcctgtacacatctccggagctgtcattcacccctgtcatctatggtccgtggtaCTGCACAGTTGCCTCAGCACCGGATTAGGAtatcgccattttgccatgcacggtatacaggctgtctgaaaagtctttccctgattacataaattgataactcaggctagaagcaagatacaaatatgaaactggtgtctaattgtttacaaactatcaaagtttttttcacacatcagtaaacttccacatgagcacccttggtaacacgtagcacatctaggcgatattcagtttccgtccacacattagccaacatcactggaggtaTCGATGCAACGACTGtagttatccgttgccgcagggtttcaagatctggcacacgtgttcggtagacctcgtccttgacgaAACCCCATAAGAAGacgtctaatggggttatgtcaggagagtgtggaagccaaaccgttggcccatcacgaccaatccatcgcccaggaaaggtcatatcgagataggcacggacgtgcaaaccccaatgaggcggtgcaccgtcttgctgaaacaagacatcggggtgacacTGAAGCAGCTGagaaacagcatacagttgcaacatgtccagatacactgcagatgtgatggtagcctcagcgtaGAAGAATGGCCCCAtgattcgatcgtgcaatagcgcacaccaaacattcacctttggactgcctctggtgcactccatgacgtcgccagggggttgtgaaccccaaatgagcacattatggcgattcactactccactgacaaaaaaggtcgcttcgtcggaaaaggcaattcgtctgagataactatcatcgtcctcaatatgtgacagcatttcgaccgcaaagttaaatggctctgagcactatgggacttaacatctatggtcatcagtccgcaaagtcatatcgacgtgtactgtcattgggcaacaatggaagtggaagttttctgatatgtgaaaaaaactttgatagtttgtaaaaaaTTAgataccagtttcatatttgtatcttacttctagcctgagttatcaatttatgtaatcaaggaaagacttttcggacaccctgtactttaaCTATGGCGGCACACGATCGCGTTACAAATTCAGCCGTTTTAGAAATGCCTCCactcttgacccgaaagccaatgaacaTGCCATTTTGAACGTAACACAAGTTTAGTTTAGTTacatcatgttccatagatcattttcacgataattttatcgatatgatgtggaacagttcagattacaagatatatatacacacatgaatagtgctaatattaattttACTGAAAATGTTAGTTCTAcatatgcaactacatttagaggtacattttttttaccacttctgaaacagaaactcgtccatggaataggagttgtccaaaagaaatgattttaagctagatttaaaacctgatctgctacctgccacacactttatgttgttgggcaaatgtcaaagatttttgttgctgagtaATGTACTCCTttcgagcaactgacagcttcagtaaCGGGTagaaaaggtcatttttccctctactgTTCTACGTATGAACATAACTGTTCTTCGctaattgagatggattatttataacgaatttcattagtgaatttatgtactctgatggtgcagttaaaatactttactccttgaataggtgcctacatgacgtccttggatgaacaccactaattattctcactcctctcttttgtgcaatcaatactttatgtctaagtggcgaGTTACCTCAGAAAACTATTTCATAagatattattgagtggaaatatgcaaagtacgttaggaggctgatctgtttattaccaagactagcgattgtacgaagagcgaaagaagctgaacttaattgtttgagaagttaAGTAATATGCAACTTcctgtttccacattacgacaatgccgctctgttttccacgtccccccgacacgctttatatctcTCCACAGCTAGTGCTGTCACCTACCTTCTACGGGAAGATATTGAAGATATTAGGGAATAACTTTCattttactagagggagctgtagagggtaaaaactgtagaggaagacagagactgaaatacacccagcaaacaattgaggtaAGTCGCAATTGCTGCTCGGAGGTGAAAAGTTTGACACCGGAGAGGACTCCATGGCGAGCATCAAACGATCAAACGTCCTTCACGTGGAGCAATAAGCACTCTTAGAAAAAGCTACTTAGCCTTTGATTTTTGAACTGTATCCTACTTGTGAAATTGCTTTTACTGTTTAGAATATCTTATATAATACGATGCAACGAAATGAATGGAGTGCAATACAATCCTCAAAGCGTTTAATCCATACCTCCATACAAGCACGTTGCATTTGTGCCGGTGAGCCTCAAGCGTATCTT encodes:
- the LOC124776477 gene encoding uncharacterized protein LOC124776477 yields the protein MCGSRQPNSMESSNDSRGPPPSWINNEFIETALKNKEGDQVSVDSTKVQYACAEGSGYASLLFRVTIFLKGADDEEEARKESLLVKTTLLSGPMKELLDNCQVFRIESRMLHEVMPQVHKLLAPLEGEDFRPLTARCYDWGQQPADFLVLEDLSAAGFRMADAGRPLDYQHCKMVLRAYARLHAASACLIDRQPDYKSAFTGNMFTDKNTKEYFRSLGGKILCALADELNKCPGYEKYAEKCRTYMDRVADTAFDVYERLKDNTKLCVLSHGDCWKNNLMFKYVNGAPSEVRLVDFQISSVTSPASDLQYFLYANASEDVHRHHMEDLLREYHSTLVGLLQGLGLEQEAEVYTFEELQKEMDGCLVLSFMFSAMSGFVLTSEKYGAEFVKAFNDPEHAGEALGKTYQNPYSLSYMKYLTPIFDSKGAL